In Clostridium sporogenes, one genomic interval encodes:
- a CDS encoding serine dehydratase subunit alpha family protein — MSRLSKEEISERLLELIKDETKPAIGCTEPVAVAFTVATGKKYMQGKILKIDLKVSKNILKNGKSVTIPNTEVCGLDIAGALGEICGDPEEGLFVFRNVNNEYLDKAKEMIKNKVVTLNPIENTDPVFVEATLKGEKDEVVAILRGGHTNIEKVIVNGKIAFEKDNKNKKDNKDCDFIKELSLKDIRQITEDISIEKLDFIMDGIEMNKEAAKEGLKRQKGLTLGSSLLKLQEEGKIGKDSATIARILTAAGSDLRMGGGMCPIMTSGGSGNQGLCVILPINVVAEDIKAPKERLQRAVFFGHAVNNFVKKYTGKLSAICGCAIAAGIGATAGIAWLLGGKDKEIEGAILNMLANLTGMVCDGAKGSCAIKLSTSASEAVISAYLALNDIIVPNNTGIIGNTVEDTINNLGMLCKDGFYKADDVMLSIACKEVI; from the coding sequence ATGTCAAGATTATCAAAAGAGGAAATAAGTGAAAGATTATTAGAGCTAATAAAAGATGAAACTAAACCAGCTATAGGATGCACTGAACCTGTGGCAGTAGCTTTTACTGTAGCGACAGGTAAGAAGTATATGCAAGGTAAGATTTTAAAAATAGACTTAAAAGTAAGCAAAAATATATTAAAAAATGGTAAATCCGTGACTATACCAAATACAGAGGTTTGTGGTTTAGATATTGCAGGGGCTCTTGGAGAAATATGTGGAGATCCAGAGGAAGGATTATTTGTTTTTAGAAATGTAAACAATGAATATTTAGATAAAGCAAAAGAAATGATAAAAAATAAAGTTGTAACCCTTAATCCAATTGAGAATACAGATCCTGTTTTTGTAGAGGCTACTTTAAAGGGAGAAAAGGATGAAGTTGTTGCCATCTTAAGAGGAGGACATACTAATATAGAGAAGGTTATTGTAAATGGTAAAATAGCCTTTGAAAAAGATAATAAAAATAAAAAAGATAATAAAGATTGTGATTTTATTAAGGAGCTTTCTTTGAAGGATATAAGACAAATTACAGAGGATATTAGTATAGAAAAATTAGACTTTATAATGGATGGAATAGAGATGAATAAAGAAGCTGCGAAGGAAGGGTTAAAAAGACAAAAGGGTTTAACCTTAGGATCTTCTCTTTTAAAATTACAAGAGGAAGGAAAAATAGGTAAGGATTCTGCAACCATAGCAAGGATTTTAACTGCTGCAGGCTCTGATCTTAGAATGGGTGGAGGAATGTGCCCTATAATGACCAGTGGTGGAAGTGGTAATCAAGGATTATGTGTAATTTTACCTATTAACGTAGTGGCAGAGGATATAAAAGCTCCTAAGGAAAGACTTCAAAGGGCAGTATTCTTTGGTCACGCCGTTAATAATTTTGTAAAGAAATATACAGGAAAATTATCTGCAATTTGTGGTTGTGCCATAGCAGCAGGTATAGGAGCAACAGCGGGAATTGCTTGGCTTTTAGGTGGAAAAGATAAGGAAATAGAAGGAGCTATATTAAATATGTTAGCAAACCTTACAGGAATGGTATGTGATGGAGCTAAAGGAAGCTGTGCCATTAAACTTTCAACCTCAGCTTCAGAAGCGGTTATATCAGCTTATTTAGCTTTAAATGATATAATTGTACCTAACAATACAGGAATTATAGGAAATACCGTTGAAGATACAATAAACAATCTTGGGATGCTATGTAAAGATGGATTTTATAAAGCAGATGATGTAATGCTTTCTATAGCCTGTAAAGAGGTAATATAG
- a CDS encoding sigma-54 interaction domain-containing protein — MSLNSIKSSVQEVAEAIAAVLKVDVTIIDKNFNRIAATGKYKKFIGNKIPGKCLFELVIKEKKTNHIKRYLKDNEKKINPSVCESCEAKERCTEYATIGYPIIMKDEVIGVIGINIFNEKQLNIISEEFDSMITFLNRLSTLLVGNIIYYDTIKKLQIQTEETNHIIDSLSHGIMCVDNNGILKYINHKGKKLLDIKEKSLVNTNIKDTIGNFNIKLLSKEYKGKRISIHGKNESFLIKSSPIIFKGERVSNIIEFNKKIDEVQAAYKLFASSKIIKFEDIMGSSNNIKNVKLIAKNIAKTDSTVLLRGESGTGKELFARAIHFESQRCDAPFIAVNCASIPDNLLESEFFGYEGGAFSGAKREGQMGKFELANGGTIFLDEIGDLPLHLQPKILRVLQEQSFTKIGGKEEICVDVRIIAATNRELETMVKHGQFRQDLYYRLNVIPIYLPSLKDRGEDIILLSEYLMDKFCERSNLKIKQLSKEVKYSFKKYSWPGNIRELENVIEYIVNTTKENIIYNEHLPKSFKISKEDEKSNKSLQDRLYEYEKNLLISMMEEYGEDGKGKERIAKELEINLSTLYRKLNKYNLQK; from the coding sequence GTGTCTTTAAATAGTATAAAGAGCTCTGTTCAAGAGGTGGCGGAAGCTATAGCTGCAGTTCTTAAGGTGGATGTTACTATAATTGATAAAAATTTTAATAGAATTGCCGCCACCGGTAAGTATAAAAAATTTATAGGAAATAAAATACCAGGAAAATGTTTATTCGAATTAGTTATAAAAGAGAAAAAAACTAATCATATAAAAAGATATTTAAAGGATAATGAAAAGAAGATAAACCCATCTGTATGTGAAAGCTGTGAGGCAAAGGAGAGATGTACAGAATATGCAACCATAGGTTACCCTATAATTATGAAGGATGAAGTAATAGGGGTAATTGGCATAAATATTTTTAATGAAAAACAACTTAATATAATATCTGAAGAATTTGATTCTATGATAACATTTTTAAATAGATTAAGTACATTACTTGTAGGAAATATTATTTATTATGATACTATAAAGAAATTGCAAATTCAGACTGAAGAAACCAATCATATAATAGATAGTTTAAGCCACGGTATAATGTGTGTAGATAACAATGGAATTTTAAAATATATTAATCATAAGGGAAAAAAACTATTAGATATTAAAGAGAAGTCATTAGTAAACACTAATATTAAAGATACAATAGGAAATTTTAATATTAAACTTTTAAGTAAAGAATATAAGGGTAAAAGAATAAGTATTCATGGTAAAAATGAAAGTTTTTTAATTAAAAGTAGTCCCATTATATTCAAAGGTGAAAGGGTAAGTAATATTATAGAATTTAATAAAAAAATTGATGAAGTTCAAGCTGCCTATAAGCTTTTTGCTAGTAGTAAAATTATAAAATTTGAAGATATAATGGGGAGTAGTAATAATATAAAAAATGTAAAACTGATTGCTAAAAATATTGCTAAAACTGATTCAACTGTGTTATTAAGAGGAGAAAGTGGTACAGGAAAGGAACTTTTTGCAAGAGCTATACATTTTGAAAGCCAAAGGTGTGATGCTCCTTTTATAGCTGTTAATTGCGCTTCTATTCCAGATAATTTATTAGAAAGTGAATTTTTTGGATATGAAGGAGGGGCTTTTTCAGGGGCAAAAAGGGAAGGTCAAATGGGGAAATTTGAACTTGCCAATGGAGGAACTATATTTTTAGATGAAATAGGGGATTTACCTTTGCATCTTCAACCTAAAATATTAAGAGTACTTCAAGAACAAAGTTTTACTAAAATTGGTGGTAAAGAAGAAATATGTGTAGATGTTAGAATAATAGCAGCTACCAATAGAGAGCTTGAAACTATGGTTAAACATGGACAATTTAGACAGGATTTATATTATAGATTAAATGTAATACCTATATATTTACCTAGTCTTAAAGATAGAGGGGAAGATATAATATTACTTAGTGAATATCTTATGGATAAGTTTTGCGAAAGATCTAATCTAAAGATTAAACAGCTTTCAAAGGAAGTAAAGTATAGTTTTAAAAAGTATTCTTGGCCTGGAAACATAAGAGAACTAGAAAATGTAATAGAATATATAGTAAATACCACAAAGGAAAATATAATATATAATGAACATTTACCAAAATCCTTTAAAATATCTAAAGAAGATGAAAAAAGTAATAAAAGTCTGCAAGATAGACTTTATGAGTATGAAAAAAATTTATTAATATCAATGATGGAGGAATATGGTGAAGATGGAAAAGGGAAAGAGAGAATTGCAAAAGAACTAGAGATTAATTTATCCACTCTTTACAGAAAATTAAATAAATATAATTTGCAAAAGTGA